A stretch of Podospora bellae-mahoneyi strain CBS 112042 chromosome 5, whole genome shotgun sequence DNA encodes these proteins:
- a CDS encoding hypothetical protein (EggNog:ENOG503P4XW): MSEAAVSKGGYGEALIPWQAFHGVVWTLTGVNLITLSVRLVTRWRTFRKLFWDDILVVFAWLIIFVNSVVWATQWWNMYAIVWWGSGKQPLPPPLKDIRQWMDCMLAMQLLVFICIFIVKLALLLFFKRLYGNSETRRQRIYWWSCVVACAIVFILSMTIIQYKCYMNDFIYQNDHCNSGWFVTESLIISTILTAFSIITDLMILAIPVSMVWNLKIRRKKKAALIGLFSLTIITVIVGIVRVSILYTTRFNQGAIDPVAFIFWWSVEAYINLLIACLSSFPQLFVRSKPRQAEKPAPTASMIERVRRRVARGGRPPTRPDPILFTKDTDFTETTSGATGTTSNTIHTASRVRPELEVETGDTSVPNMVPKQGWTGAATTTTQISSPVGNDDRVGEPESGVMQRLEYKVDRTNDKATKPKQNDSPV, translated from the exons ATGTCTGAAGCCGCTGTATCCAAGGGTGGCTATGGGGAGGCTCTCATCCCCTGGCAGGCCTTTCACGGCGTCGTCTGGACTCTGACGGGAGTCAACTTGATCACCCTGAGCGTCCGGCTCGTGACACGATGGAGGACGTTCCGCAAGCTCTTCTGGGACGACATCCTGGTTGTTTTTGCTTGGCTTATAATCTTTGTAAACTCGGTGGTGTGGGCAACACAGTGGTGGAATATGTATGCCATCGTTTGGTGGGGATCTGGGAAGCAGCCACTCCCGCCTCCGCTCAAGGATATCAGACAGTGGATGGATTGCATGCTGGCCATGCAGCTGCTCGTCTTCATCTGCATCTTCATTGTCAagcttgccctccttctcttcttcaagcGACTCTACGGTAATTCCGAAACGAGGCGACAGCGAATATACTGGTGGAGCTGCGTAGTCGCTTGCGCcatcgtcttcatcctctccatgACGATTATTCAGTACAAGTGTTACATGAACGACTTTATATATCAAAATGACCACTGCAACAGCGGTTGGTTCGTCACTGAATCCCTCATCATCTCGACCATTCTCACAGCCTTCAGCATCATAACTGATCTCATGATTCTGGCCATTCCTGTCAGCATGGTCTGGAATCTCAAAATCCggcggaagaagaaggcagcgTTGATTGGCTTGTTTTctctcaccatcatcaccgtcatTGTGGGCATTGTACGCGTCTCCATCCTTTACACGACTCGCTTCAATCAGGGCGCTATCGACCCTGTAGCCTTCATCTTCTGGTGGTCGGTGGAAGCCTATATCAATTTGTTGATCGCCTGTCTTTCCTCCTTCCCTCAACTTTTCGTCCGCTCCAAGCCCCGGCAAGCAGAAAAGCCAGCTCCGACCGCAAGCATGATTGAGCGTGTCCGAAGACGCGTGGCGAGGGGCGGAAGACCACCGACCCGACCTGACCCAATCTTGTTCACAAAAGACACCGACTTCACTGAAACTACCAGCGGAGCTACTGGGACTACCTCGAACACAATTCACACGGCATCTCGAGTGAGGCCTgagctggaggtggagaCTGGCGACACTTCGGTCCCTAATATGGTGCCCAAGCAGGGATGGACTggagcagccaccaccactacgCAGATATCCTCTCCTGTGGGCAATGACGATAGAGTGGGCGAGCCCGAGTCAGGAGTCATGCAGAGACTCGAGTACAAGGTCGATCGAACCAATGACAAGGCAACCAA GCCCAAGCAAAACGATAGCCCTGTCTAG
- a CDS encoding hypothetical protein (EggNog:ENOG503NXJ2; CAZy:GH43; COG:G; CAZy:CBM91), whose translation MFLHTLTTTLLLLLLPRLALSQTTLTNPVIWQDHPDLDVFRIGHTFYYSSSTFAYSPGAPLLRSFDLANWEAVTHSVPYLNFSPANAYNLTSGSRAYVKGIWASTLRYRPSTDTFYWLGCIDGSKTHIWTSPGGNARQNGGEVPPQAWNWSPRPVLSNCYYDAGLFFDDNDDSQAYVVYGNTQIRMAQLVVDQNGDLKEVRNQLVYTSGDMTLEGARLYKRNGEYYVWVTRPADAQFVLRGKSPWGSFERRVLVDRVGGPLSSAGFAHQGGIVDTEDGRWFYLGFLDAYPGGRIPVAAPLTWGSDGWPSVVRDGGNGWGRTYPLPVNTTRKVNVLGPRVDEFKGGKLGPEWEWNHNPDNGKWSLSDGLVLKTATVTGDLFAARNTLTHRIVGPKSRGTFRIDVGAMRDGDRAGAVLFRDKAAYIGIHKTGNTASIVMLDNLNLVEGSWTTSSTGRVAATGPSITGEIWFRIQADITPAFGTDTGRQVIFSYSTDGRIFTNLGPAFAMSNSWRYFTGYRYGVFNFATKALGGEVKVKSFAMEMV comes from the coding sequence ATGTTCCTCCAcacgctcaccaccaccctcctccttctcctccttccccgtctagccctctcccaaacaaccctcaccaaccccgtcaTCTGGCAAGACCACCCCGACCTCGACGTCTTCCGCATCGGCCACACATTCTactactcctcctccacctttgCGTACTCCCCCGGCGCCCCCCTGCTCCGCTCATTTGACCTCGCCAACTGGGAAGCAGTCACCCACTCAGTCCCCTACCTCAACTTTTCCCCCGCCAACGCCTACAATTTGACCTCGGGCTCAAGAGCCTACGTAAAAGGCATCTGGGCCAGCACCCTCCGCTATCGCCCCTCAACCGACACCTTCTACTGGCTCGGCTGCATCGACGGATCCAAAACCCACATCTGGACCAGCCCGGGCGGCAACGCGCGCCAAAACGGGGGGGAGGTCCCCCCCCAAGCATGGAACTGGTCCCCCCGGCCGGTGCTTAGCAACTGCTACTACGACGCGGGGTTGTTTTTTGACGACAATGACGACTCACAAGCTTACGTCGTTTATGGAAACACCCAGATTAGGATGGCGcagttggtggtggaccagAATGGGGATTTGAAAGAGGTGAGGAATCAGCTTGTTTATACTAGTGGTGATATGACGCTGGAAGGGGCGAGGTTGTATAAGCGGAACGGGGAGTACTATGTTTGGGTTACCAGACCGGCGGATGCGCAGTTTGTACTTAGGGGGAAGAGTCCGTGGGGGTCGTTCGAGAGACGGGTGTTGGTTGATAGGGTTGGGGGGCCTTTGTCGAGTGCGGGGTTTGCGCATCAGGGGGGGATTGTGGATACGGAGGATGGAAGGTGGTTTTatttggggtttttggatgCTTATCCCGGAGGGAGGATTCCTGTTGCCGCGCCGTTAACGTGGGGGAGTGATGGGTGGCCGAGTGTGGTtagggatggggggaatggatgggggaggacgTATCCTTTGCCTGTGAACACGACTAGAAAGGTGAATGTGTTGGGGCCGAGGGTTGATGAGTTTAAGGGGGGGAAGTTGGGGCCGGAGTGGGAATGGAATCATAATCCTGATAATGGGAAGTGGTCGTTGAGTGATGGGCTGGTTTTGAAGACGGCGACGGTGACGGGGGATTTGTTTGCCGCGAGGAACACGCTTACACATCGGATTGTTGGGCCGAAGTCGAGGGGTACTTTTAGGATTGATGTTGGAGCTATGAGGGATGGCGATCGAGCTGGCGCTGTGCTCTTCCGGGACAAGGCTGCCTACATTGGCATTCACAAGACCGGAAACACTGCGTCGATCGTCATGCTTGACAACTTGAACTTGGTTGAGGGTTCATGGACAACAAGTTCTACCGGTCGAGTGGCGGCAACTGGGCCGTCTATCACCGGAGAGATCTGGTTTCGAATTCAAGCCGATATCACGCCCGCCTTCGGGACGGACACTGGACGACAGGTCATCTTCTCGTACAGCACCGATGGCAGGATTTTCACGAATCTTGGACCCGCCTTCGCCATGAGCAACTCTTGGCGATACTTTACTGGGTATAGATATGGCGTTTTCAACTTTGCGACCAAGGCACTGGGAGGCGAGGTGAAGGTCAAGAGTTTTgcgatggagatggtgtAA
- a CDS encoding hypothetical protein (COG:L; EggNog:ENOG503NU22), with product MVEIGTLSQSGGAGTYQLRDPAPTVWLLLCGLPLLKTQHLCPRPAFSRCQFFSCCRYISLRRISTAMCGKLASFKHQLQDWMRLDDREWRYTIPNLPGPDKLDNARLIKTVSLVMTGGKYEINFTLVKAQDNRAIRGEPLNKFLVVSLAELRAPPGRRPPRSAAATPTDDSFQPSTPRECTDYATRLLRTGISIQGVHYNFYGHSNSQLKSRTCFLYAGSPEEISRKVNDLGDFSKMKTVAKKAKRIGLLFSTGSVALLIPPERVEDIPDIETADYIFTDGCGLISPNLARELARRDRIIFRNRRYTPSVFQIRYRGYKGVVELDQTMPRPKNKSSDTPPIWLKLRKSMKKFSGGDDYSFSVVEYSKPYTYGYLNDESILLLSALGITHETFHQKQKEHFQFLEEATRDPRAAFRFLSYANMPEMAEKILMADNVEQAQSKVKALVKAEYGKMLNKRDEQKCRILIPQSRLLFGVCDAWDCLKEGECAVKVTLFADGQPAALKGMEVLVTRNPCLHPGDMQKFRAVERPQLAHLTDCIVFSSRGRRPAADLMSGGDLDVFVCWDKSVIPSTMSEPAKYPGAREAISFKAITDDDRLVYFAKYNNMSLGRVKNLYLAWARARGPMAPECQELNRLFSQCVDGNIIRIPPKLEQAPDPPRNAPPFILDDLHEAAKQIILKDTAQVHHSVFDGYDHDVLELLLNRDDVAMSEFEFICMTQTWCRRNNAHLEDFLDYFDFNVLTDHEKAWVLQQMPPSQEIPALVRNAVTYSSLITEDAARSFQLNHHSIHWKCIYNSSTRDRLGTFLDTTSKALETFNRKLIILQVDKRLTVAIYVPHKIETSQDSLVDDTVRLFAFPHTQGTERQSRMTLPTKMTYRLYCDERQFQLFEGHRGNTWIFINRSPSDDSSYRAAENKGDKRRQRQATIDSGTNVDFRASIALDKFSRGLQRHIGRVNRNAVTAAEVYVISNRDVKSMRNLDLWLEHIDTDTTLPLFDQEAEEYTIPTLKDVDWDSEPDFAVAIAKDGKLPWMRELTSPKQFEELFSWLLGRDQSPILFKCFDYLLLGISSNEPSRLTRVSSADVLRVMLGFLRLAPSLAIAFGRMPPIEAIDEKTEELVDILEAYAQEVLTGFILSANDAIELVVAPLKSYLSRIRVLSMHQFAELVRLISLTVRIPEVAMDILLECFEPEASRLLPGRPAAVNHFVRNLIATALEHIGEASEKSEPRKDLLKLHLLDKDEDGYQVVEVSFRIDSDNSRLDNAAHVRLTAASAPANSLLEKRYSIDALVLQSDPGRAKFQCFHPLPPYYSHCQWKLTYCAPFTTAKTTLDAILLFATQSDECCPISPYLLGHESQPFSPPPPESVTPYPHLNPSQNLAVSTSLNTPLLCLLGPPGTGKTETILSIILSLQSHFPDSRILLTAPTHNAVDNVLRRYLSLNPTHPPLRISTEIRKVSPDVTPYTLDAMAGIELNTLHSRAETTKAKRRVKAAKIVFSTCIGSSLGLLRNEMFDIVIIDEASQQTEGCALVPLVKGCQRAVLVGDHVQLRPTVRPEVVALGGDCSLFERLFTSSRGEGLGRLMLDTQYRMHSSLCDFPSTEFYRGRLVTGLRDSERRLEKTGFSWPKGDKRRVWVECADREEVEGKSKVNKGQAGVCLGVCTLLTTAADGEKGVSQTVAVLTPYAKQVDLLKRVLGQVMGSGLVEVSSIDAFQGREADVVVFVTVRCNEKREIGFLRDMRRLNVALTRARRGLVVIGNRGTLTNGDDEESAAVWKRLVGVLEVVTLE from the exons ATGGTCGAAATCGGCACTTTGAGCCAGTCAG GAGGTGCGGGCACGTATCAACTGCGAGATCCAGCTCCGACAGTTTGGTTGCTCTTGTGTGGcctgcccctcctcaaaacccAGCACCTGTGCCCTCGACCTGCTTTCAGTAGATGCCAgttcttttcttgttgtcGCTACATCTCCCTCCGAAGGATCTCGACTGCCATGTGTGGCAAACTTGCAAGCTTCAAACACCAACTCCAGGACTGGATGAGGTTAGATGATCGAGAATGGAGGtacaccatccccaacctgccCGGGCCCGACAAGCTCGACAATGCTCGACTCATCAAAACAGTGAGCTTGGTCATGACCGGTGGCAAGTACGAAATCAACTTCACCCTGGTCAAGGCACAAGACAATCGAGCTATCCGCGGCGAGCCACTCAACAAGTTCCTCGTCGTCTCTCTCGCCGAGCTGCGTGCTCCGCCTGGACGACGACCACCCCGCTCTGCTGCAGCAACACCCACAGACGACTCGTTTCAACCATCCACGCCCCGAGAATGTACCGACTACGCTACTCGACTCCTCAGGACCGGCATCTCCATTCAAGGTGTCCACTACAATTTCTACGgccacagcaacagccagcTCAAATCCCGAACCTGCTTTCTCTATGCCGGTTCACCCGAGGAGATCTCCCGCAAGGTCAACGACTTAGGCGACTTTTCGAAAATGAAGACAGTTGCCAAAAAGGCCAAGCGTATAGGTCTCCTGTTCTCTACCGGATCGGTAGCATTGCTCATCCCGCCCGAACGCGTCGAGGACATCCCGGATATCGAGACAGCCGATTACATCTTTACCGACGGCTGCGGCCTCATATCACCTAATCTCGCGCGGGAACTGGCAAGACGTGATCGAATCATCTTTCGCAACAGACGCTACACCCCGTCTGTGTTCCAAATACGCTACCGCGGTTACAAGGGCGTTGTGGAACTCGATCAGACCATGCCGCGGCCAAAGAACAAGAGCTCCGACACCCCTCCGATCTGGCTCAAGCTGCGCAAATCAATGAAGAAGTTCTCTGGTGGCGACGATTACTCCTTTTCTGTCGTCGAGTACTCCAAACCATACACCTACGGGTATCTCAACGACGAgtccatcctccttctctccgcCCTTGGCATCACACACGAAACCTTTCatcaaaagcaaaaagaacatTTCCAGTTTCTCGAAGAAGCTACCAGAGACCCCCGCGCTGCGTTTAGGTTCTTGTCTTATGCCAATATGCCTGAAATGGCGGAGAAAATCCTAATGGCAGACAACGTTGAGCAGGCCCAGTCCAAAGTCAAGGCGCTCGTCAAGGCAGAATACGGCAAGATGTTGAACAAACGAGATGAGCAAAAATGTCGAATCTTGATCCCGCAGTCGAGGCTGCTGTTTGGGGTGTGTGATGCTTGGGATTGTCTCAAGGAGGGAGAATGCGCAGTCAAAGTCACCCTTTTCGCGGATGGCCAACCGGCGGCGCTGAAAgggatggaggtgttggtgacgaggaaCCCGTGTTTACACCCGGGAGATATGCAGAAGTTTAGGGCGGTTGAAAGACCACAGCTGGCGCATCTGACGGATTGCATTGTCTTTTCTTCGAGGGGCAGAAGACCAGCGGCGGATCTGATGTCTGGGGGTGATTTGGATG TCTTCGTGTGCTGGGATAAAAGTGTGATTCCCTCGACCATGTCGGAACCCGCCAAGTATCCAGGTGCCAGAGAAGCGATCAGCTTCAAAGCCATCACTGATGACGACCGGCTTGTTTATTTTGCCAAGTACAACAACATGTCTCTTGGGCGAGTCAAGAATCTTTACTTGGCCTGGGCTCGTGCTCGGGGGCCCATGGCACCAGAGTGTCAGGAGCTGAACCGGCTTTTCTCTCAGTGTGTGGACGGGAACATCATCAGAATTCCTCCCAAGTTGGAACAGGCACCCGACCCCCCCCGGAATGCGCCACCTTTTATTCTTGATGATTTGCATGAGGCCGCCAAGCAGATTATTCTCAAGGACACAGCTCAGGTTCATCACAGTGTTTTCGATGGATATGACCATGACGTTCTGGAGCTGCTCCTCAACCGAGATGACGTCGCCATGTCGGAGTTCGAGTTTATTTGCATGACACAAACGTGGTGTCGCAGAAACAACGCCCATCTGGAAGACTTTCTGGACTACTTTGACTTTAATGTCTTGACAGACCATGAGAAGGCATGGGTGTTGCAGCAAATGCCACCCTCACAAGAAATTCCTGCTTTAGTCAGAAACGCGGTGACCTATTCGAGTCTGATTACGGAAGATGCTGCTCGCAGTTTCCAACTCAATCATCACAGCATCCACTGGAAGTGCATTTACAACTCTTCAACAAGGGACCGTCTGGGGACATTTCTTGATACTACCAGCAAAGCACTGGAAACATTTAACCGCAAGCTGATCATCCTCCAAGTCGACAAACGTTTGACCGTAGCCATCTACGTTCCCCACAAGATTGAGACATCCCAAGACTCCCTTGTCGATGACACTGTGCGGTTATTTGCCTTTCCTCACACCCAGGGCACTGAACGGCAGAGCCGTATGACCCTTCCCACCAAGATGACATACCGTCTGTATTGCGACGAGAGACAGTTTCAACTGTTTGAAGGCCATCGTGGAAACACCTGGATCTTCATCAACCGCAGCCCCTCGGACGACAGCTCCTACAGGGCCGCAGAAAACAAAGGCGACAAGCGAAGACAACGCCAAGCGACCATCGACTCCGGAACCAATGTTGACTTCCGTGCCAGTATCGCCCTCGACAAGTTCAGCAGGGGTCTGCAGCGACATATCGGCAGAGTGAACCGGAATGCAGTGACGGCCGCCGAGGTCTACGTTATCAGCAACAGAGACGTCAAGTCAATGAGGAATCTTGACTTGTGGCTTGAGCATATCGACACGGATACAACACTGCCGCTGTTTGACCAGGAGGCGGAAGAATACACCATTCCGACCTTGAAAGATGTTGACTGGGACTCTGAGCCGGACTTTGCTGTGGCGATTGCAAAGGATGGAAAGCTGCCTTGGATGAGGGAATTGACGTCACCGAAGCAGTTTGAGGAGTTGTTTTCCTGGTTGCTGGGCAGGGATCAAAGTCCGATTCTCTTCAAGTGCTTTGACTATCTCTTGCTGGGCATTAGCAGCAACGAACCTAGCCGTCTGACAAGAGTCTCGTCGGCGGATGTTCTCCGCGTAATGCTTGGTTTCCTACGCCTGGCGCCATCACTGGCTATTGCCTTTGGCAGAATGCCGCCCATCGAGGCTATTGACGAGAAGACAGAAGAGCTGGTAGACATTTTGGAAGCATATGCTCAAGAAGTCCTCACCGGGTTCATTCTTTCAGCCAACGATGCCATAGAACTCGTTGTCGCGCCCCTCAAGTCATATCTCTCACGTATCAGAGTCTTATCAATGCACCAGTTCGCCGAGCTTGTCAGACTTATCTCATTGACGGTCAGAATACCAGAAGTGGCAATGGATATTCTACTAGAGTGTTTCGAGCCCGAAGCATCGCGTCTCCTTCCCGGTCGGCCAGCTGCCGTCAACCACTTTGTCCGAAACTTGATCGCCACAGCGCTAGAACACATCGGAGAGGCATCAGAAAAGTCAGAGCCAAGAAAAGACCTCCTCAAGTTACACCTCCTCGACAAAGACGAAGACGGCTACCAAGTCGTCGAGGTAAGCTTCCGGATCGACTCAGACAATTCCCGGCTCGACAACGCCGCCCACGTCCGTTTAACCGCTGCCTCAGCGCCCGCAAACTCCCTCCTCGAGAAACGTTACTCCATCGAcgccctcgtcctccaaTCCGACCCCGGCCGTGCAAAATTCCAATGCTTCCACCCCTTACCGCCATACTACTCCCACTGTCAATGGAAACTCACCTACTGCGCCCCTTTCACAACCGCAAAAACAACCCTTGACGCTATCCTCCTCTTTGCCACCCAATCAGACGAGTGCTGTCCCATATCCCCCtacctcctcggccatgaATCCCAAcccttttctccccctcccccggaAAGCGTCACCCCCTacccccatctcaacccctcccagaACCTCGCcgtctccacctccctcaacaccccccttttATGCCTCTTGGGACCCCCGGGAACAGGCAAAACAGaaaccatcctctccatcattCTGTCTCTTCAATCCCACTTCCCCGACTcccgcatcctcctcacagCCCCAACCCACAATGCGGTAGATAACGTTCTCCGGCGgtacctctccctcaaccccacccacccccccttgcGGATCTCGACCGAAATCCGTAAAGTCTCCCCCGACGTCACGCCTTACACCCTCGACGCAATGGCCGGAATCGAACTCAACACCCTCCACTCCCGCGCCGagaccaccaaagccaaaagaCGTGTCAAGGCTGCCAAAATCGTGTTTTCGACTTGTATAGGCTCAAGTTTGGGACTGTTAAGGAATGAAATGTTTGATATTGTCATCATAGACGAAGCCTCCCAGCAGACAGAGGGGTGCGCCCTCGTGCCGTTAGTAAAGGGGTGTCAAAGGGCTGTTTTGGTGGGTGATCACGTTCAACTAAGACCGACGGTGAGGCCAGAGGTTGTGGCTCTGGGGGGTGATTGTTCCCTTTTTGAGAGGCTGTTCACCTCTTccagaggggaggggttaGGGAGGTTGATGCTCGACACACAGTACCGGATGCACAGCTCGTTATGTGACTTCCCTTCTACAGAGTTTTACCGAGGGAGGTTGGTTACCGGATTGAGGGACAgtgagaggaggttggaaaAGACGGGATTTTCGTGGCCAAAGGGGGATAAAaggagggtttgggttgaGTGTGCTGAtcgggaggaggtggaggggaaaagtaaagtaaataaaGGGCAGGCgggggtttgtttgggggtttgtaCGCTTTTGActactgctgctgatggggaaaagggggtcaGCCAGACTGTGGCGGTTTTAACGCCGTATGCGAAGCAAGTTGATTTGCTGAAACGGGTGTTGGGTCAGGTTATggggtcggggttggtggaggtgagcAGTATTGATGCTTTtcaggggagggaggcggacgtggttgtttttgtgaCGGTGAGGTGTaatgagaagagggagattgGGTTCTTGAGGGAtatgaggaggttgaatgTCGCGCTTACGAGGGCCAGAAGGGGATTGGTTGTGATTGGGAATAGGGGGACGTTGACaaatggggatgatgaggagagtgCTGCTGtgtggaagaggttggtgggggtgttggaagTGGTGACACTGGAATAG
- a CDS encoding hypothetical protein (EggNog:ENOG503NX49; COG:C), with protein sequence MSIPKTQKQWLITGADKGLDGLVYQDAPVPTPGDHEVLVHLRGASLNYRDLIIPRGMYPFPLNLPVVACSDGAGEVVAVGSKVTKWKKGDKVLTLFNQGHQRGDMDIAASKTGLGGCFDGTLRQYGTFAETGVAKMPSNLNYVESASLVCAGLTSWNALYGLKPLKKGQWVVTQGTGGVSLFALQFAKAAGAHVIATTSTAEKAEMLKKLGADHVINYREDVNWGETARKLTPGGEGVEHVIEVGGADTFTQSLSAVKMEGVISVIGFLGGAAPKDNILETLSRVCTVRGVYVGSREQLEAMCAEIEKHDIHPVMDKTVFTLEKAKEAYEYMWAKKHTGKIPITIE encoded by the exons ATGTCCATCCCCAAGACCCAGAAGCAGTGGCTCATCACCGGAGCCGACAAGGGCCTCGACGGCCTCGTCTACCAAGACGCTCCCGTCCCCACCCCCGGCGACCATGAGgtcctcgtccaccttcGCGGCGCCTCACTCAACTACCGcgatctcatcatccccaggGGAATGTATCCCTTCCCGCTCAACCTCCCAGTAGTAGCCTGCTCCGACGGCGCCGGCGAGGTTGTCGCTGTTGGGTCCAAGGTCAcaaagtggaagaagggcgaCAAGGTCCTCACCCTCTTTAACCAGGGCCATCAGAGAGGTGACATGGACATTGCGGCCAGCAAGACCGGTCTTGGCGGCTGCTTCGACGGCACCTTGAGGCAGTATGGTACTTTTGCCGAGACTGGCGTCGCCAAGATGCCCAGCAACTTGAACTACGTCGAGTCTGCTTCGCTTGTCTGCGCTGGTCTTACGAGCTGGAACGCTCTTTATGGTCTGAAGCCGTTGAAGAAGGGCCAGTGGGTTGTCACCCAGGGTACTGGCGGTGTTAGTTTGTTTGCTCTGCAG TttgccaaggctgctggTGCGCATGTCATCGCGACGACATCCACCgccgagaaggccgagatgcTCAAGAAGTTGGGCGCCGACCACGTTATTAACTACAGGGAAGATGTCAACTGGGGTGAGACTGCCCGCAAGTTGACCcccggtggtgagggtgttgagcaTGTTAttgaggttggcggtgcCGACACTTTCACCCAGAGCTTGAGCGCTGTCAAGATGGAGGGTGTTATCTCCGTCATTGGATTCCTCGGCGGTGCGGCTCCCAAGGACAACATTCTCGAGACCCTTTCTCGTGTCTGCACTGTCCGTGGTGTATACGTCGGCTCTCGCGAGCAGCTTGAGGCCATGTGtgccgagattgagaagcACGACATCCACCCCGTCATGGACAAGACAGTCTTTACTCTTGAAAAGGCGAAGGAGGCTTACGAGTACATGTGGGCCAAGAAGCACACTGGCAAGATTCCCATCACGATTGAGTAA
- a CDS encoding hypothetical protein (COG:E; EggNog:ENOG503PASM) codes for MKLLTGYLLLQTAGLATALPPKLEDFKQKAIDSGVALKALNGIALAKALTKFSGTCTPSKVKYRREWRTISKPDRRKFIAAVKCIMAKPSTLPPGEVPGAKSLYDDIVWAHARRSGLVHNSGTFLLFHRYYLHTYETELSACGWTAGLPYWEWGLDITGPHLSPVFDGSDTSLGGDGEFIPNRPPFSIPWIDPLTPEIIIPPGTGGGCVKTGPFVHHKVRLGPFNMTETFPVEPEDGRGDNERCLIRDLNKGGIERWASFRNSTELILGSGDIFEFHVNAEGDPRWVPTKPMGVHGGGHSSIGGVGGHAADPVISPYDPAFWLTHGQLDRVYWIWQMLDLESRSDVFGTGTWLNIPPSPNVTVEDSIDVLPHQPPRKLKELMSTVAGSPFCFVYV; via the exons ATGAAGCTCCTCACAGGctaccttctcctccaaactGCCGGCCTAGCCACGGCTCTGCCCCCCAAGCTCGAGGATTTCAAGCAAAAAGCAATCGACTCCGGCGTCGCCCTCAAAGCCCTCAATGGCATCGCTCTCGCCAAAGCCCTCACCAAATTCAGCGGCACATGCACGCCCTCCAAAGTGAAATACCGCCGCGAATGGCGCACCATCTCCAAGCCTGACCGCAGAAAGTTCATCGCCGCGGTCAAGTGCATCATGGCCAAACCCAGCACGCTCCCTCCGGGGGAAGTCCCCGGCGCCAAGTCATTATACGATGACATCGTCTGGGCCCATGCGCGAAGAAGCGGTCTCGTTCACAACAGT GgaaccttcctcctcttccaccgcTACTACCTCCACACCTACGAAACGGAACTCTCCGCCTGCGGCTGGACCGCAGGGCTCCCCTACTGGGAATGGGGCCTCGACATAACCGGGCCCCATCTCTCCCCCGTCTTTGACGGTTCCGACACATCGTTAGGTGGTGACGGCGAGTTCATCCCTAACCGCCCCCCTTTTTCAATCCCTTGGATCGACCCCCTCACACCGGaaatcatcatcccacccgGGACGGGAGGTGGGTGCGTCAAGACCGGTCCGTTTGTCCATCATAAAGTCAGACTTGGGCCGTTCAACATGACGGAGACGTTCCCTGTCGAGCCggaggacgggaggggggacaATGAGAGGTGTTTGATTAGAGATTTGAACAAGGGGGGGATTGAGAGGTGGGCGAGTTTTAGGAATAGTACTGAGTTGATTTTGGGGAGTGGGGATATCTTTGAGTTTCACGTCAATGCT GAAGGGGATCCGAGATGGGTACCGACCAAGCCGATGGGTGttcatggtggtgggcattCGTCGATTGGCGGAGTGGGCGGGCATGCTGCTGATCCGGTTATTTCGCCGTATGATCCTGCTTTTTGGTTGACGCATGGGCAGTTGGATAGGGTTTATTGGATTTGGCAGATGTTGGATTTGGAGAGTCGGAGT GACGTCTTTGGGACTGGCACGTGGCTCAACATCCCGCCTAGTCCTAATGTTACTGTGGAAGACAGCATCGATGTGTTGCCTCATCAGCCGCCGAGGAAGTTGAAGGAGTTGATGAGTACGGTTGCGGGAAGCCCGTTCTGTTTTGTCTATGTGTAA